The following proteins are co-located in the Pseudomonas synxantha genome:
- a CDS encoding TolC family outer membrane protein — MLRKLSLALAVSCATNGMVWAAEAPLSTNTDLVSVYQEAAHNNADLAAARAQYGAQKEVVPQARAGLLPNLSAGADSNNVRTQIDQPAATANRDAHSWRATLSQPLFRADRWFQLQAAEAVNEQASLQLSATEQNLILQSAESYFAVLRAQDNLASTKAEENAFKRQLDQSNERFDVGLSDKTDVLQSQASYDTARANRIVAQRQVDDAFQALITLTNRQYNSIQGIVHTLPVLPPAPNDAKAWVETAGRQNLNLLASNYAVTAAEETLRQRKAGHLPTLDAVAQYEKGDNDALGFSNPNQLPIPYGGDVSQRTIGLRLNIPIYSGGLTSSQVRESYSRLDQTEQQREGLRRQVVENTRNLHRAVNTDVEQVQARRQSIISNQSAVEATEIGYQVGTRNIVDVLDAQRQLYSSVRNYNNSRYDYILDNLRLKQAAGTLNPGDLQDLARYLKADYNPDKDFLPPDLAKAAAEQLKARPGY, encoded by the coding sequence ATGCTGCGCAAACTCTCACTGGCTCTTGCCGTGTCTTGTGCGACCAATGGAATGGTCTGGGCAGCTGAAGCGCCCTTGTCCACCAATACCGACCTGGTCAGCGTCTATCAGGAAGCGGCGCACAACAACGCCGACCTGGCCGCTGCCCGCGCCCAATATGGCGCGCAAAAAGAAGTAGTGCCCCAGGCTCGTGCCGGCTTGCTGCCAAACCTGTCGGCCGGTGCCGACAGCAATAATGTGCGCACCCAGATCGACCAGCCGGCCGCCACGGCCAACCGCGACGCCCACTCCTGGCGCGCCACACTGAGCCAGCCGCTGTTCCGCGCCGATCGCTGGTTCCAACTGCAAGCCGCCGAAGCCGTCAACGAACAAGCCTCGCTGCAACTGTCGGCCACCGAGCAGAACCTGATCCTGCAAAGCGCCGAGAGCTACTTCGCCGTGCTGCGCGCCCAGGACAACCTGGCCTCGACCAAGGCCGAAGAAAATGCCTTCAAGCGCCAGCTCGACCAGTCCAACGAACGTTTTGACGTGGGCCTGTCGGACAAGACCGATGTACTGCAATCCCAGGCCAGCTATGACACGGCCCGGGCCAACCGCATCGTTGCCCAGCGCCAGGTAGATGACGCCTTCCAAGCGCTGATCACCCTGACCAATCGCCAATACAATTCTATCCAGGGCATCGTCCACACCCTGCCCGTGCTGCCGCCGGCACCGAACGACGCCAAAGCCTGGGTCGAAACGGCCGGTCGCCAGAACCTCAACCTGCTGGCCAGCAACTACGCGGTGACCGCCGCCGAAGAAACCCTGCGCCAGCGCAAGGCCGGGCACTTGCCGACCCTCGACGCCGTCGCGCAATACGAAAAAGGTGACAACGACGCCCTGGGTTTCAGCAACCCGAATCAGTTGCCCATCCCGTACGGCGGTGATGTCTCCCAACGCACAATTGGGCTGCGTTTGAACATCCCGATCTACAGCGGCGGGCTTACCAGCTCGCAAGTGCGCGAATCCTATTCACGCCTGGACCAGACCGAGCAACAACGCGAGGGCCTGCGCCGCCAGGTGGTGGAAAACACCCGTAACCTGCACCGTGCTGTGAACACCGATGTGGAACAGGTGCAAGCACGCCGCCAGTCGATCATCTCCAACCAGAGCGCGGTGGAAGCCACGGAAATCGGCTATCAGGTGGGCACGCGCAATATCGTTGACGTGCTGGATGCACAGCGCCAGCTGTACTCCTCGGTGCGCAACTACAACAACAGCCGCTACGATTACATCCTCGACAACCTGCGCTTGAAGCAAGCGGCGGGCACCCTGAATCCAGGGGACCTGCAAGACCTGGCGCGCTACCTCAAGGCCGACTACAACCCGGACAAAGACTTCCTGCCGCCGGACCTGGCCAAGGCCGCCGCAGAGCAGCTCAAGGCCCGCCCGGGCTATTGA
- the waaA gene encoding lipid IV(A) 3-deoxy-D-manno-octulosonic acid transferase has product MNRTLYSCLFYLALPLVALRLWLRARKAPAYAKRVGERFSYGLPAMRPGGIWVHAVSVGESIAAAPMVRGLLERYPQLPITVTCMTPTGSERIQALFANEPRIQHCYLPYDLPCAAKRFLDRVQPRLAVIMETELWPNHIHACAQRGIPVALANARLSARSAKGYARFAKLTAPMLSEMSLFAVQTETEAERFRSLGARPETVEVTGSIKFDLSIDPQLPERAAALREQWGAGERPVWIAASTHEGEDEVVLAAHRQLLASYPNALLILVPRHQERFGPVFERCVQQGYATVRRSSGEPVTAQTCVLLGDTMGELLFLYALADSAFVGGSLVATGGHNPLEPAALGKPVIMGPHVFNFLDITAMMRDAGALREVDDAEGLAEAVRQLFELPQDARRMAQAGLKVMQANQGALKRLLDGLERLIAH; this is encoded by the coding sequence ATGAATAGAACTCTCTACAGCTGTCTGTTTTACCTGGCGCTGCCGTTGGTGGCCTTACGTTTGTGGTTGCGTGCGCGCAAGGCGCCGGCCTATGCCAAGCGTGTGGGCGAACGGTTTTCCTATGGCTTGCCGGCGATGCGTCCCGGCGGGATCTGGGTGCATGCCGTGTCGGTGGGCGAAAGCATTGCCGCCGCGCCGATGGTCCGTGGTTTGTTGGAGCGTTATCCACAGCTGCCGATCACCGTCACCTGCATGACGCCCACCGGTTCCGAGCGGATCCAGGCACTGTTCGCCAACGAGCCGCGCATCCAGCACTGCTACTTGCCTTACGACTTGCCTTGCGCCGCCAAGCGATTTCTTGATCGCGTGCAGCCCAGGCTGGCGGTGATCATGGAAACGGAGCTCTGGCCTAACCATATCCATGCCTGCGCCCAGCGCGGTATCCCGGTGGCACTGGCCAATGCACGGTTGTCGGCGCGTTCGGCCAAGGGGTATGCGCGTTTCGCCAAGCTGACTGCGCCGATGCTCTCGGAAATGAGCTTGTTCGCCGTGCAGACTGAAACCGAGGCCGAGCGATTTCGCAGTCTCGGCGCGCGCCCTGAAACCGTGGAGGTTACCGGTTCGATCAAGTTCGACCTGAGCATCGATCCGCAATTGCCGGAACGCGCCGCCGCGTTGCGTGAACAATGGGGCGCCGGTGAACGGCCAGTGTGGATCGCAGCCAGTACCCACGAAGGCGAAGATGAAGTAGTGCTCGCGGCGCATCGCCAATTGCTTGCCAGCTACCCCAATGCATTGCTGATTCTGGTACCGCGTCACCAGGAGCGCTTTGGCCCGGTGTTTGAGCGTTGTGTGCAGCAGGGCTATGCCACGGTACGTCGCTCCAGTGGCGAGCCGGTGACTGCGCAAACCTGCGTGTTGCTCGGTGACACCATGGGCGAGTTGCTGTTTCTCTACGCTCTGGCCGATAGCGCCTTTGTCGGCGGCAGCCTGGTGGCGACCGGTGGGCACAATCCGCTTGAGCCGGCGGCTTTGGGTAAGCCGGTGATCATGGGGCCACATGTATTCAACTTCCTCGACATCACCGCGATGATGCGTGACGCAGGGGCGTTGCGTGAGGTGGATGACGCAGAAGGTTTGGCCGAAGCGGTGAGGCAGCTGTTCGAGCTGCCGCAGGATGCGCGCAGGATGGCGCAGGCGGGGTTGAAAGTGATGCAGGCCAATCAGGGGGCGTTAAAACGCCTTTTGGACGGTTTGGAAAGATTAATCGCTCACTGA
- a CDS encoding DUF1249 domain-containing protein, giving the protein MAVKARERYRVDLIGLQAACEANYARLMRLLPDMRHTPEARRIAVTHGDQMLGVLALEVILTCPYTTTLRVRQEHSLPWLPVPQLEVQVYHDARMAEVISAEHARRFRSIYPYPNVFMHQPDEKAQLNVFLGEWLSHCLALGHEFEVVR; this is encoded by the coding sequence ATGGCAGTAAAGGCACGAGAACGTTACCGAGTTGACCTGATCGGGCTGCAAGCCGCCTGCGAGGCCAACTATGCGCGGCTGATGCGCCTGCTCCCCGACATGCGCCACACCCCCGAGGCGCGGCGTATCGCGGTGACCCATGGCGACCAGATGCTCGGCGTGCTGGCCCTGGAAGTCATCCTCACCTGCCCGTACACCACGACGCTGCGCGTGCGCCAGGAGCACAGCCTGCCTTGGCTGCCGGTACCGCAATTGGAAGTGCAGGTGTACCACGATGCGCGTATGGCCGAAGTGATCAGCGCCGAGCATGCGCGACGCTTTCGCAGCATCTATCCTTACCCGAATGTGTTCATGCACCAACCCGACGAGAAAGCACAGCTCAATGTGTTCCTCGGGGAATGGCTGAGCCACTGCCTGGCCTTGGGTCATGAGTTTGAAGTCGTGCGGTAG
- a CDS encoding LysR family transcriptional regulator, which yields MSVQWNLEQMRLFVSVAERRSFSAVARDQRKAQSAISNGIALLEADLGVSLFERSSGRQPSLTEAGAVLLEEAREVLRQCERLNGRALSLTRGEEACLRLAQDEAMLFQPVLDSLEALAVHYPLLEVQLSSAAQGDVARKLVERKADLGLLFYHDQIPEALERRVVGSVEMVTVCGVNHPLAKEKYVTCQHLAQFRQLLMSTQTSVYPGSEAASPLVWRADSFYVLAEWLMSGLGWAWLPRHIVQYPTYQQQMVELASEWTPPALVVELVWRRDEHLGPAARFLAKRFAECLQAID from the coding sequence ATGAGCGTGCAATGGAACCTGGAACAGATGCGCCTGTTTGTCAGCGTCGCCGAACGGCGTTCGTTTTCGGCCGTCGCCCGCGATCAGCGCAAGGCCCAGTCGGCGATCAGCAATGGTATTGCGCTGCTGGAAGCGGACTTGGGCGTGAGCCTGTTTGAGCGTAGCAGCGGCCGCCAGCCGAGTTTGACCGAGGCCGGCGCCGTATTGCTGGAGGAAGCGCGCGAAGTGCTGCGCCAGTGTGAGCGGCTCAACGGCCGGGCGCTGTCCTTGACCCGCGGCGAGGAAGCCTGCCTGCGCCTGGCCCAGGATGAGGCGATGTTGTTCCAGCCGGTGCTCGATAGCCTCGAGGCACTGGCGGTGCACTACCCGCTGCTGGAAGTGCAGCTCTCCAGCGCCGCCCAGGGCGACGTGGCGCGCAAGCTGGTGGAGCGCAAAGCGGACTTGGGGCTGTTGTTCTACCACGATCAGATCCCCGAGGCCCTGGAGCGACGGGTGGTGGGCAGTGTGGAAATGGTCACGGTATGCGGGGTCAATCATCCGCTGGCCAAGGAAAAGTACGTGACGTGCCAGCACTTGGCTCAGTTTCGGCAGTTGCTGATGTCGACCCAGACCAGCGTCTACCCCGGCAGCGAGGCGGCCAGCCCGTTGGTGTGGCGCGCCGACAGTTTCTACGTACTCGCCGAATGGCTGATGAGTGGCCTGGGCTGGGCCTGGCTGCCTCGGCATATCGTGCAGTACCCAACCTATCAACAACAGATGGTCGAGTTGGCCAGCGAATGGACGCCGCCGGCGTTGGTGGTGGAGTTGGTGTGGCGCCGCGATGAACACCTTGGACCCGCCGCTCGCTTCCTGGCCAAACGTTTTGCCGAGTGCTTGCAGGCGATCGACTGA
- a CDS encoding NUDIX domain-containing protein, whose product MTDIAKSTPNRIEIVQRDNAYQGFYKLDRVQLRHEKFDGGMSRVINREVFVRHDAVCVLPYDPQRDEVVLIEQFRIGAMGRAGNPWLVEMVAGLIDKDEQPEEVAHREAEEEAGLTFSALWPITKYFPSPGGSTEFVHLYLGRCDSSGAGGVHGLEEEAEDIRVTAWAFEDALQAVRDGKISNAASIIALQWLALNRAEVRGLWQ is encoded by the coding sequence ATGACGGACATTGCCAAGTCCACGCCGAACAGAATCGAGATCGTTCAGCGCGACAATGCCTACCAGGGCTTCTACAAGCTCGATCGCGTGCAATTGCGCCACGAGAAGTTCGATGGCGGCATGAGCCGGGTGATCAACCGCGAAGTCTTCGTGCGTCATGATGCTGTGTGCGTGCTGCCCTACGACCCACAACGTGATGAGGTGGTGTTGATCGAACAGTTCCGCATCGGCGCCATGGGGCGCGCCGGCAACCCGTGGCTGGTGGAGATGGTCGCCGGCCTGATTGATAAGGATGAACAACCGGAGGAAGTTGCACACCGCGAGGCCGAGGAGGAAGCTGGGCTGACATTCTCCGCACTGTGGCCGATCACCAAGTATTTCCCGTCGCCCGGCGGCAGTACCGAATTTGTCCACCTGTACCTGGGCCGTTGCGACAGCTCGGGCGCTGGCGGCGTCCATGGACTGGAAGAAGAAGCAGAAGATATCCGCGTTACCGCCTGGGCATTCGAAGACGCCTTGCAAGCGGTGCGCGACGGCAAGATTTCCAATGCAGCCAGCATCATTGCCCTGCAGTGGCTTGCGCTTAATCGCGCGGAAGTGAGGGGGTTATGGCAGTAA
- a CDS encoding NAD(P)/FAD-dependent oxidoreductase, with protein sequence MPSVISTDVLIVGAGVAGLWLNARLRRQGFSTVVVESATLGGGQSVKSQGIIHGGAKYALHGALTGASEAIADMPRRWREALTGDGELDLSGVRVLSQAHYLWSPGTLAGNLTSFFASKAVRGRVDQVKGDELPAALQDRRFKGKVYRLAELVVDVPSLIDRLAQLAGDGLLAGQHIEPLLEDGTLVGLKVDGREIRAQRIVLSAGGGTADVLAALGLSQPAMQKRPLHMIIAKGPGLKPLYAHCLGGGTKPRITVTTHPAADGNWVWYMGGDIAEADGVARTPEEQITTAQKELAQLLPWIDMSQTQWATLRVDRAEPLQSGLTRPDNAFLAEEGRLLVGWPTKLALAPDFADRVLHALERDGIRPGASAPLPDLPKPTIGQPAWEQLLP encoded by the coding sequence ATGCCATCCGTTATTTCCACCGACGTTCTGATTGTCGGCGCCGGGGTTGCCGGCCTCTGGCTTAACGCACGCCTGCGCCGCCAGGGGTTTTCCACGGTAGTAGTGGAAAGCGCCACCCTGGGTGGCGGGCAAAGCGTGAAGTCCCAGGGCATCATCCACGGCGGTGCGAAATACGCCCTGCACGGCGCCCTCACCGGCGCCTCCGAAGCCATTGCCGACATGCCGCGCCGCTGGCGTGAAGCCTTGACAGGCGACGGTGAGCTGGACCTATCCGGCGTACGCGTACTGTCCCAAGCCCATTACCTGTGGTCACCGGGTACCCTCGCTGGCAACCTCACCAGCTTCTTCGCCAGCAAGGCCGTGCGCGGGCGCGTCGATCAGGTCAAGGGCGACGAGTTGCCCGCGGCCCTGCAAGACCGCCGTTTCAAGGGCAAGGTCTATCGCCTGGCGGAGTTGGTGGTGGACGTACCGAGTCTGATTGACCGCCTGGCGCAACTGGCGGGTGACGGCTTGCTTGCCGGCCAGCACATCGAGCCCCTGCTCGAGGACGGCACCTTGGTGGGCTTGAAGGTCGACGGCCGCGAGATCCGTGCCCAACGCATCGTATTGAGTGCCGGCGGTGGAACCGCCGATGTGCTCGCGGCCCTGGGCCTGAGCCAGCCGGCCATGCAAAAACGCCCGCTGCATATGATCATCGCCAAAGGTCCGGGCCTTAAACCCCTGTATGCCCATTGCCTGGGCGGCGGCACCAAGCCGCGCATCACCGTGACCACCCACCCGGCTGCCGACGGCAACTGGGTGTGGTACATGGGCGGCGATATCGCCGAGGCTGATGGCGTGGCACGCACACCAGAGGAACAGATCACCACCGCACAGAAAGAGCTGGCGCAATTGCTGCCCTGGATCGACATGAGCCAGACCCAGTGGGCAACCCTGCGGGTGGATCGCGCCGAACCGCTGCAATCGGGGCTGACCCGCCCCGATAACGCCTTCCTCGCCGAAGAAGGCCGCCTGCTGGTTGGTTGGCCGACCAAGCTGGCCCTGGCACCGGACTTCGCCGACCGGGTCCTGCACGCCCTGGAACGCGACGGCATCCGCCCTGGCGCCAGCGCGCCGCTGCCCGACCTGCCAAAACCGACTATCGGCCAACCTGCCTGGGAGCAACTGTTGCCATGA
- a CDS encoding aldo/keto reductase, with protein sequence MSLLTLHDFHRPLGNTGLRVSPLGLGTVKLGRDQGVKYPSGFQIPSDEAARRLLLLARSLGINLIDTAPAYGMSEERLGPLLRGQRKDWVIVSKVGEEFANGVSRHDFSADHTRMSIERSLKRLETDFIDLVLVHSDGNDLHILNDCEVYQTLAELKKDGKIRAFGFSGKTVEGGVKALEQGDCAMVTYNLNEQAEKAVIDYAAAHGKGILVKKALASGHVCLEPGVDPIDASFKLLFAQTGVASAIVGTINPLHLAHNAATAARVIRQL encoded by the coding sequence ATGAGCCTGCTAACCCTGCACGACTTTCATCGGCCCTTGGGCAACACCGGCCTGCGGGTGTCGCCACTGGGCCTGGGTACCGTCAAGCTGGGCCGCGACCAGGGGGTGAAATACCCCAGCGGCTTTCAAATCCCCAGCGACGAAGCGGCACGCAGGCTACTGCTCCTGGCCCGCTCGCTGGGCATCAACCTGATCGACACCGCACCGGCCTACGGCATGAGCGAAGAGCGCCTGGGCCCGTTATTGCGCGGGCAACGCAAGGACTGGGTAATCGTCAGCAAGGTCGGCGAAGAATTTGCCAATGGCGTGTCCCGGCACGATTTCAGCGCGGACCATACGCGGATGTCGATTGAACGCAGCCTGAAACGCCTTGAAACGGATTTTATCGACCTGGTGCTGGTGCATTCCGATGGCAACGACTTGCATATCCTCAACGATTGCGAGGTTTACCAGACCCTGGCAGAACTGAAAAAAGACGGCAAGATTCGCGCTTTCGGTTTTTCCGGCAAGACCGTCGAAGGCGGCGTAAAAGCGTTGGAACAGGGTGATTGCGCGATGGTCACCTACAACCTCAACGAGCAGGCCGAAAAAGCCGTGATCGATTATGCAGCAGCCCATGGCAAAGGCATCCTGGTGAAAAAGGCCCTGGCCAGCGGCCACGTGTGCCTGGAGCCAGGAGTGGATCCAATTGATGCCAGTTTCAAGCTGTTGTTTGCGCAAACGGGCGTCGCCAGTGCTATTGTCGGGACCATTAATCCGCTGCACCTGGCCCATAACGCGGCGACCGCTGCCCGGGTCATCCGTCAACTCTGA
- the thiC gene encoding phosphomethylpyrimidine synthase ThiC has protein sequence MTTKLKNTVHLSESAKVDSGSVQPFTRSQKIYVQGSRPDIRVPMREVSLDVTPTEFGGEINAPVVVYDTSGPYTDPNVVIDVRKGLADVRSPWIESRGDTERLTGLSSHFGQQRLSDAELTALRFAHVKNPRRAKAGANVTQMHYARKGIITAEMEYVAIRENMKLEEARASGLLDQQHAGHSFGASVPKIITPEFVREEIARGRAIIPANINHTELEPMIIGRNFLVKINGNIGNSALGSSIEEEVAKLTWGIRWGSDTVMDLSTGKHIHETREWIIRNSPVPIGTVPIYQALEKVGGAAEDLTWELFRDTLIEQAEQGVDYFTIHAGVLLRYVPLTAKRVTGIVSRGGSIMAKWCLAHHKENFTYTHFDEICEIMKAYDVSFSLGDGLRPGSVADANDAAQFGELETLGELTKIAWKHDVQTMIEGPGHVPMQLIKENMDKQLECCDEAPFYTLGPLTTDIAPGYDHITSGIGAAMIGWFGCAMLCYVTPKEHLGLPNKDDVKTGIITYKIAAHAADLAKGHPGAQIRDNALSKARFEFRWEDQFNLGLDPDTARSYHDETLPKDSAKVAHFCSMCGPKFCSMKITQEVREYAANQRIEAVEVDVAKGLAEQAERFKREGSQLYQKV, from the coding sequence ATGACGACAAAACTAAAAAATACCGTGCACCTGAGTGAATCGGCCAAGGTCGACTCCGGCTCCGTGCAGCCGTTTACCCGTTCGCAAAAAATCTACGTACAGGGCTCGCGCCCCGATATCCGCGTGCCCATGCGGGAAGTCAGCCTGGATGTGACCCCCACTGAGTTTGGTGGCGAAATCAACGCCCCCGTGGTGGTCTACGACACCTCCGGCCCCTACACAGACCCCAATGTTGTCATCGACGTGCGCAAGGGCCTGGCTGATGTGCGCTCGCCCTGGATCGAGTCCAGAGGCGATACAGAGCGCCTGACGGGCCTGAGCTCGCACTTTGGCCAGCAGCGCCTGAGCGATGCCGAATTGACCGCCCTGCGTTTTGCCCACGTGAAGAACCCGCGCCGCGCCAAGGCCGGCGCCAACGTTACGCAGATGCACTACGCGCGCAAAGGCATCATCACTGCCGAGATGGAATACGTCGCCATCCGCGAAAATATGAAGTTGGAAGAAGCCCGCGCCAGCGGCCTGTTGGACCAGCAGCACGCCGGTCACAGCTTCGGCGCCAGCGTGCCGAAAATCATCACCCCGGAATTTGTGCGCGAGGAGATCGCCCGTGGCCGAGCGATCATTCCGGCCAACATCAACCACACCGAACTGGAACCCATGATCATCGGGCGTAACTTCCTGGTGAAGATCAACGGTAACATCGGCAACAGCGCACTGGGTTCGTCCATTGAAGAAGAAGTGGCGAAACTGACCTGGGGCATTCGCTGGGGGTCGGACACCGTGATGGATTTGTCCACGGGCAAGCACATTCATGAGACCCGCGAGTGGATTATCCGCAACTCGCCGGTGCCGATCGGCACCGTGCCGATCTACCAGGCCCTGGAGAAAGTCGGCGGCGCCGCCGAAGACCTGACCTGGGAGCTGTTCCGCGATACCCTGATCGAGCAGGCGGAGCAAGGCGTCGACTATTTCACCATCCACGCTGGTGTGTTGCTGCGCTACGTACCGCTGACCGCCAAACGCGTCACCGGTATCGTCTCGCGCGGCGGCTCAATCATGGCCAAGTGGTGCCTGGCGCACCACAAAGAGAACTTCACCTACACGCATTTCGACGAGATCTGCGAAATCATGAAGGCCTATGACGTCAGCTTCTCTCTGGGTGACGGCCTGCGCCCGGGCTCGGTCGCCGATGCCAACGACGCCGCACAGTTCGGCGAGCTGGAGACCCTGGGCGAGCTGACCAAGATCGCCTGGAAGCACGACGTACAAACCATGATCGAAGGCCCTGGCCACGTGCCGATGCAACTGATCAAGGAGAACATGGACAAGCAACTGGAGTGCTGCGACGAGGCGCCGTTCTACACCCTCGGCCCGCTGACCACCGACATCGCACCGGGCTATGACCACATCACTTCGGGTATCGGTGCGGCGATGATCGGCTGGTTCGGTTGCGCGATGCTTTGCTACGTCACGCCCAAGGAACACCTGGGTTTGCCGAACAAGGATGACGTGAAAACCGGGATCATCACCTACAAGATCGCCGCGCACGCCGCCGATCTCGCCAAAGGCCATCCGGGTGCGCAGATTCGCGATAACGCCTTGAGCAAGGCGCGCTTCGAGTTCCGCTGGGAAGACCAGTTCAACCTCGGCCTGGACCCGGACACTGCACGTTCCTACCACGATGAAACCCTGCCGAAGGATTCGGCCAAGGTCGCGCACTTTTGCTCCATGTGCGGGCCGAAGTTCTGCTCGATGAAAATTACCCAGGAAGTACGCGAATACGCCGCCAACCAGCGTATTGAGGCGGTGGAAGTGGACGTGGCCAAGGGCTTGGCTGAGCAGGCGGAGCGGTTCAAGCGCGAAGGTAGCCAGCTGTACCAGAAGGTCTGA
- a CDS encoding RsiV family protein, giving the protein MSLLRIASVACIALTLGACQSLFQPGHLKPLDTTPDKTEQIKPGCDSPDCPLVNIDTLHFPAEPQLDTLVEQRLLQMTRTTPGAAVPATLNAYRDKFLRESPNRHSMYLQAKVREQHDGLVIIEVSSYLDTGVAHGEPGRGFINYSRLLHKELNLADMLLPGQEQAFWNTAKVAHNTWLINSQMDRDPEFVKNWPFQKTPNVALTSSGVVLKYNVATIAPYAMGLIEMTIPYARLSGVIKPELVPARH; this is encoded by the coding sequence ATGTCGCTTTTAAGAATCGCCTCCGTGGCCTGTATTGCCTTGACCCTGGGTGCCTGCCAAAGCCTGTTCCAACCCGGCCATCTCAAGCCGCTGGACACCACACCCGATAAAACGGAGCAGATCAAGCCCGGCTGCGACAGCCCTGACTGCCCGCTGGTGAACATCGATACCCTGCACTTCCCGGCCGAGCCGCAGCTCGACACCCTGGTAGAGCAACGCCTGCTGCAAATGACCCGCACCACCCCGGGTGCTGCCGTGCCGGCCACCTTGAATGCCTATCGTGACAAGTTCCTGCGTGAATCGCCGAACCGCCACAGCATGTACTTGCAGGCCAAGGTACGCGAGCAGCATGACGGACTGGTGATCATTGAAGTGTCCAGCTACCTGGACACCGGCGTCGCCCACGGCGAGCCGGGGCGCGGCTTCATTAATTATTCACGCCTGCTGCATAAGGAACTGAACCTGGCCGACATGCTGCTGCCCGGCCAGGAACAGGCGTTCTGGAACACCGCGAAGGTCGCCCACAACACCTGGCTGATCAACTCGCAGATGGACCGCGACCCAGAGTTCGTAAAGAACTGGCCGTTTCAGAAAACCCCGAACGTGGCCCTGACCAGCAGCGGCGTGGTACTCAAGTACAACGTCGCCACCATCGCCCCATACGCCATGGGGCTGATCGAAATGACTATCCCCTATGCGCGCCTCAGCGGTGTGATCAAGCCTGAACTGGTGCCGGCTCGCCACTGA
- a CDS encoding DMT family transporter: MNAAYIYLAIAICSEVVATVSMKAVKGLSTPIPLLLMIVGYGVAFWMLTLVVRTVPVGVAYAVWAGLGIVMVSVAALFIYGQKLDVPAMLGMGLIVLGVVVIQLFSKTVGH, translated from the coding sequence ATGAATGCCGCCTATATTTACCTGGCCATTGCCATTTGCTCGGAAGTGGTCGCGACCGTCTCCATGAAAGCCGTCAAGGGCTTGAGCACACCGATCCCGTTGTTGTTGATGATTGTGGGCTATGGCGTCGCGTTCTGGATGCTCACCCTGGTGGTGCGCACCGTGCCGGTGGGCGTGGCCTATGCGGTCTGGGCGGGGCTGGGGATCGTGATGGTCAGTGTCGCAGCGTTGTTCATCTATGGGCAGAAGTTGGATGTTCCGGCGATGCTGGGAATGGGCCTGATTGTACTGGGCGTGGTGGTGATCCAGTTGTTCTCGAAAACCGTCGGGCACTGA
- the cpdA gene encoding 3',5'-cyclic-AMP phosphodiesterase: MPSVSNVNPDASALLVQLSDSHLFAEADTTLLGMNTRASLQRVIELVREQQPRIDLVLATGDLSQDGTLKSYQQFRDMTRPIDAPARWIPGNHDEPQVMAQAAVHSDLLEPVVDIGNWRITLLDSAVPGSVPGYLQDQQLQLLAQALSEAPNRHHLVCLHHHPVSIGCAWMEPIGLRNPEALFAVLDRFPQARALLWGHVHQEIDRERNGLRLLASPSTCIQFAPGSEDFQVSEQAPGYRWLRLHADGRLETGVERLRDFAFTVDYGSNGY, encoded by the coding sequence TTGCCGAGCGTATCCAACGTGAACCCCGACGCCAGCGCGTTGTTGGTGCAGCTGTCCGACAGCCATTTGTTCGCCGAGGCGGACACCACCCTATTGGGCATGAATACCCGTGCCAGCTTGCAGCGGGTGATCGAACTGGTGCGCGAGCAACAGCCGCGGATCGATCTGGTGCTGGCCACCGGTGACCTGTCCCAGGACGGCACGCTCAAGTCCTACCAGCAATTTCGTGACATGACCCGGCCGATCGACGCCCCGGCGCGCTGGATCCCGGGCAATCACGACGAGCCGCAGGTCATGGCCCAGGCGGCCGTGCACAGTGATTTGCTCGAGCCGGTGGTGGATATCGGTAACTGGCGCATTACCCTGTTGGACTCGGCCGTACCCGGCTCGGTGCCGGGCTACTTGCAGGACCAGCAACTGCAGCTGCTCGCCCAGGCACTGAGCGAAGCGCCGAACCGTCATCATCTGGTGTGCCTGCACCATCATCCAGTGTCCATCGGTTGTGCGTGGATGGAGCCTATCGGCCTGCGTAATCCCGAGGCGCTGTTTGCCGTGCTTGACCGCTTCCCGCAAGCGCGGGCGCTGCTCTGGGGGCACGTGCACCAGGAGATCGACCGCGAGCGCAACGGGCTGCGGTTACTGGCGTCGCCGTCCACCTGTATCCAGTTCGCGCCGGGCAGCGAGGACTTCCAGGTCAGCGAGCAAGCGCCGGGGTATCGCTGGCTTCGCTTGCATGCCGACGGACGGTTGGAGACTGGGGTGGAACGGCTTCGGGACTTCGCGTTTACCGTCGACTACGGCAGCAACGGCTATTAA